A segment of the Pseudomonadota bacterium genome:
AAGATGCCGCGCGACGCGAGCCCGGTGCGCCTCCACAACCGCTGCCGGCTCACCGGGCGCCCGCACGGGTTTTATCGCAAGTTCGGACTGTCTCGCAGCATGCTGCGCATCGCGGCCATGAACGGCGATGTCCCGGGGCTCGTCAAGGCGAGCTGGTGACGGTCCGAACGTAGTAGACGCCAGGTAGGATGCTCCCATGACCATGCAAGACCCCATCGCCGATATGCTGACCCGTATTCGTAACGCTCAGGCGGCCCGCAAGGCAGAGGTGACGATGCCCGAATCGAAACAGCGGGTGGCGATCGCGGAGGTGCTGAAACGCGAAGGCTATATCGAGGATTTCCGCAGCGAAGCGAACGAGTCACTGAGAACGCTGACCATCACGCTCAAATACTTCGAGGGCAGGCCCGTGATCGAGGG
Coding sequences within it:
- the rpsH gene encoding 30S ribosomal protein S8; protein product: MQDPIADMLTRIRNAQAARKAEVTMPESKQRVAIAEVLKREGYIEDFRSEANESLRTLTITLKYFEGRPVIEGLRRASRPGLRVYRAKDAIPKVRGGLGVTVLSTSRGVLTDREARRQGLGGEIICYIA
- the rpsN gene encoding 30S ribosomal protein S14; protein product: MAKTSVIHREGRRLRTVKRFAARRAQLFAQANDKSLGVEERRAAQTKIQKMPRDASPVRLHNRCRLTGRPHGFYRKFGLSRSMLRIAAMNGDVPGLVKASW